From Xenopus tropicalis strain Nigerian chromosome 3, UCB_Xtro_10.0, whole genome shotgun sequence, the proteins below share one genomic window:
- the rln3 gene encoding relaxin-3 precursor, which yields MQRVAPALLVVLWLLAWHSGTQATSRVPTFGVKLCGREFIRAVIFTCGGSRWRRNEALQAASLVGEPAEVFGNLVSPDVNSDEEDVLSEWASSLRPHNNDIDYGSVQSWRDTAGGRHGMAAAEDALRGVERRGREAALGLSNTCCKWGCSKSQISSLC from the exons ATGCAGCGCGTGGCTCCCGCCCTTCTCGTGGTCCTGTGGCTCCTAGCCTGGCACAGCGGCACCCAGGCCACCAGCAGAGTCCCCACGTTTGGGGTGAAGCTCTGCGGCCGAGAGTTCATACGAGCCGTTATCTTCACATGTGGGGGTTCCCGGTGGAGAAGAAACGAGGCTCTGCAAGCAG CTTCTCTTGTAGGGGAGCCTGCTGAAGTCTTTGGAAACTTGGTCTCTCCCGATGTGAATTCCGATGAGGAGGACGTGCTGAGTGAATGGGCGAGCAGCCTGCGTCCCCACAACAACGACATTGACTATGGCAGCGTGCAGAGTTGGCGAGATACCGCGGGGGGCAGGCACGGCATGGCAGCAGCAGAGGACGCCCTGAGGGGGGTGGAGAGGAGAGGGAGGGAAGCCGCGTTGGGATTATCAAATACTTGTTGCAAATGGGGGTGTAGCAAGAGCCAGATTAGCTCCTTGTGTTGA
- the rln3 gene encoding relaxin-3 isoform X1, translated as MQRVAPALLVVLWLLAWHSGTQATSRVPTFGVKLCGREFIRAVIFTCGGSRWRRNEALQAGEPAEVFGNLVSPDVNSDEEDVLSEWASSLRPHNNDIDYGSVQSWRDTAGGRHGMAAAEDALRGVERRGREAALGLSNTCCKWGCSKSQISSLC; from the exons ATGCAGCGCGTGGCTCCCGCCCTTCTCGTGGTCCTGTGGCTCCTAGCCTGGCACAGCGGCACCCAGGCCACCAGCAGAGTCCCCACGTTTGGGGTGAAGCTCTGCGGCCGAGAGTTCATACGAGCCGTTATCTTCACATGTGGGGGTTCCCGGTGGAGAAGAAACGAGGCTCTGCAAGCAG GGGAGCCTGCTGAAGTCTTTGGAAACTTGGTCTCTCCCGATGTGAATTCCGATGAGGAGGACGTGCTGAGTGAATGGGCGAGCAGCCTGCGTCCCCACAACAACGACATTGACTATGGCAGCGTGCAGAGTTGGCGAGATACCGCGGGGGGCAGGCACGGCATGGCAGCAGCAGAGGACGCCCTGAGGGGGGTGGAGAGGAGAGGGAGGGAAGCCGCGTTGGGATTATCAAATACTTGTTGCAAATGGGGGTGTAGCAAGAGCCAGATTAGCTCCTTGTGTTGA